In a single window of the Bactrocera dorsalis isolate Fly_Bdor chromosome 2, ASM2337382v1, whole genome shotgun sequence genome:
- the LOC105229541 gene encoding zinc finger protein 135: MSDNDIMDGIEPCRTCGIFYLTASNFLRKIFDSSTDEYDLSHIRSELATWNVEINPNDGLPQYICTCCILEFKKVFKFRDLCRELQSQWRNLYNIREENRIYIKKELSEPDETSENICDFIYVDDLSDNEFNGKSDASYTPFNIPHIPIKEEVIESEPTPTIQNTFNESNIKSTERVFENNQFQNLIQMPDYDSKIMVSPVSPLLDNSVCSGSPFQLNDETVKPVQCNLCRHMSATTELHKQHMQRIHELKDMECHICGKQFKNTTATRLKFHLKWHRISKHIKCAQCGFFCDSRETLKEHTKAIHSKIECTKCGKRVLGKKMKVHMRAHGFRSWQCSYCDRAFESENALEAHIWQIHAREDETPIVSESTECPSKEEEQSLSCSQCSQLYPTQYQLNTHKLLCHFKENTSDDNSFKTELQSEQFHYSDRQDLAIPITNIGNANEVIEETRVHIESSYSSSIDNDFTQVISSDDESGDSESQSKEIVYPKNTQPFSNTDQLCTNYQQHLKKSELSCHICGKSFELKFSLNRHLKKHKNT; this comes from the exons ATGTCGGATAATGATATTATGGATGGTATAGAACCATGTCGGACGTGTGGTATATTCTATTTAACAGCATCAAATTTCCTACGTAAAATTTTTGATTCCAGTACAGATGAGTATGATTTATCACATATTCGCTCTGAATTAGCGACTTGGAATGTTGAG attaATCCGAATGATGGATTGCCACAATATATATGCACGTGCTGTATActtgaatttaaaaaagtttttaaattccgGGATCTATGCCGAGAATTACAATCACAATGGAGGAATTTATACAACATACGAGAAGAAAAtcgaatatatattaaaaaggAGCTATCTGAACCAGATGAAACAAGTGAAAATATTTGCGATTTTATATATGTTGACGACCTAAGCGATAACGAATTCAATGGAAAAAGTGATGCAAGTTATACTCCTTTTAATATTCCTCATATTCCCATTAAAGAGGAAGTTATTGAAAGTGAGCCCACACCAACAATACAGAATACATTTAATGAAAGCAATATTAAGAGCACAGAAAGAGTTTTCGAAAACAATCAATTTCAGAATCTAATACAAATGCCGGACTATGATTCTAAAATAATGGTCTCTCCAGTATCTCCACTATTGGACAATTCCGTATGCTCGGGTTCACCATTTCAATTGAATGATGAAACGGTAAAACCAGTGCAATGCAATTTATGTAGACATATGTCAGCTACCACGGAATTGCATAAACAGCACATGCAACGAATACATGAGCTGAAAGACATGGAGTGTCACATATGCGGAAAACAGTTTAAAAACACTACTGCTACACGTCTCAAATTTCATCTTAAATGGCATAGAATTAGCAAACATATTAAATGTGCTCAATGCGGATTTTTCTGTGACTCACGTGAGACTCTTAAAGAACATACCAAAGCTATTCATTCTAAAATTGAATGCACTAAATGTGGCAAAC GTGTCTTGGGGAAAAAGATGAAAGTCCATATGCGCGCTCATGGATTTAGATCATGGCAATGCTCTTACTGTGATAGAG cattTGAGTCGGAGAACGCACTTGAGGCTCATATTTGGCAAATACATGCTCGTGAAGATGAGACGCCTATTGTTTCAGAAAGTACGGAATGCCCCAGTAAGGAGGAAGAACAAAGTCTATCTTGTAGCCAATGCTCTCAGCTTTATCCTACGCAATATCAACTGAATACACATAAGCTGCTTTgtcatttcaaagaaaatacCTCGGACGATAATTCTTTTAAAACGGAACTTCAGAGTGAACAATTTCATTACTCAGATAGACAAGATCTTGCAATCCCTATTACAAATATAGGAAATGCTAATGAAGTAATTGAAGAAACCCGAGTTCATATAGAAAGCTCCTACAGCTCTAGTATCGATAATGATTTCACGCAAGTTATCTCTTCTGATGATGAAAGCGGTGATAGCGAAAGCCagtccaaagaaattgtttatcCAAAAAATACACAACCATTTTCAAACACTGATCAACTCTGTACCAACTATCagcaacatttgaaaaaatctgAACTTAGCTGTCATATATGTGGTAAATCTTTTGAACTCAAGTTTAGTCTTAATCGTCATTTAAAAAAACACAAGAACACATAA